AGTGAAGCTGCCATTTTAGTACTTTCAAAGTTTATTCCGCCAATTACCCGTGCATTGTGAGTCATTTCATATAGGGTGTTGTTAGGAAGGGCTCTTTCAGGAGTGTAAGCTACTTTAAAGTCGCATCCTGCTTTAAGACCACTTTCTTCCAGTAAGGGAATTATCATATTCTCGCAGGTTCCTGGTGGTACCGTGCTTTCAATGATAACCAGGTCATTCTTTTTTAAACCTTCAGAAATTGATTTGGATGCAGAGATAACTGCAGAGAGATCTGATTTTTTATCATCATCCACTGGCGTGGGAACGATAATCATAATTATTTTAACCGCTCTTACTGCACTTAAAGTGTCATTAGTGGCAGATAAACAGTTATTTCCCACTGCCTTTTCAACCATCTCTTCCAGGCCAGGTTCCATAATTGGAGATCGCCCAGAGTTAACCATTTCAACAGTTTCATTGTTTATATCAACACCCACAACCTTCAGGCCACTTTTTGCCAGTAGCGCGGCTGTGGGAAGCCCCATGTGGCCCAAACCAAATATTGCTATGGGTGAATTTTCTTTAATCATTGATCTATCCCCTGAGGTGGTTTATCAATCATGGTTGTTGTAAGATAATTTTTTACCCCAACTTATTTTTCAAGTATTGTTATAATCTCATAATTAGGAGTTACCTCCTAAATTAAATTTCCAGTATTCTTATAGTCTCAGATTAGTGTAATATGTCTAATATTATTTTTCTTCAGTTTACCCATTTAATAAAATTATAAATGAGGTTTAATTAACTCATACCAGATAAACTTTTGACGAATCTGTTTAAACCGCTTAATATATTTTAGAACTACTTGATAACTGATTTAAAGGTTATTTGAAAAGATTCGAAAAAATTATAAGCATGGAAATTCTTTAAATTAGAAATCCTTTAAATCTTTTTTTAATCTTCTTATACTATTTTAGGTTAATTATATTTTTGTTTCCAGAATACAAAAAAGATTAAAAAAAGGTAATTAAAAATCAGTAGCACAGGATTGAGAGACCATTATTGTTTTACCATGGATTGAAAGGTTAGAATGGGGAAATTTTGGATTAACACCATCAAATACAATATTTATAGTACAATCTGGGTTTTTTTCTTCAAATTCAGCCACAGTGACCTGTTCATCCACAATTAACAGTTTCTTCATTTGTCCCCCGGCTATCTTCTCAGGAGGTTTGATTTCCAGTTTACCCTGATTAAATGCATCCTGAATAGCATCAACCATCTGTTCTGAGGCAGTACCATCACCATAGGGATTAGGTGCTTTCTTCATCTGCTGGTATAAACTATCATCTGCCAGTATCAGGGCAATGTTACTGGTTATTTTTTCAGTATTTGAACCAACCAAAATGTTACCACCGGCATGGACTGTTTCCGGTCGTTCTGTGTTGTAACGGAGGGTGAGGCAGGGCACATCAAGAGTTATGGCTTCTTCCTGGATCCCACCAGAATCAGTTACTAATAACTTCGAATTTGACTCCAGGATCAGGAAATCAAGGTAGCCAATGGGTTTAATCATCCGAATGTGGGGAGCTTTTTCAAGTTGGGAATACATTCCGAATTCTTTAAGAGTTTTCACAGTACGCGGGTGTACCGGGAAAACAATGGTAAGACCTTGAATATTCAGGAGAGCTTCAACAATGTTTTCCAGCCTTTCCCTATCATCAACATTCTCTGCACGGTGTAAAGTTAATGATAAGATATCTCCTTCCAGTTTCAGCTCTGACATGATGTGGGAGCTTTTACTGGCAATTTTGAGGTTTCGGTGGCAGGCATCAACCACTGTGTTGCCGGTGATAAAAATATCCTCAGGGGATATTCCCTCAAAGAGCAGGTTTATGGCTGTTTCTTCGGTGGGTACGAAGAAGAGGTTGGTGCAGACATCAGCCACCATACGGTTTATCTCCTCAGGCATGGTCTTATCATAAGAACGAAGCCCTGCCTCCACATGTCCCACTGCTATGTGTAACTTAGCTGCAACCAGGGCCCCGGCTAAAACCGCATTGGTATCACCCTGCACCAGGACAATGTCTGGTTTTTCAGAAAGGAGAACTTCTTCAATTCCTTCCATCATAACCGCGGTTTGTTTCCCATGTGAATCTGAGCCCACTCCTATGTTATAATCTGGTTCTTTGAGTTCCAGGTCCATGAAAAACTGCTGGGACATTTCGAAGTCGTAATGCTGCCCTGTGTGTATTAAAATATAATCTATTCCCCTTTTATCCACTTCATCGATTAAAGGAGACATTTTGATGATTTCAGGCCTGGTACCTATGATAAACGCTATCTTCATCTAAATCCACAACCATCCTTGGTATGATATTAAAAAGGTTAATTCAATGTATTTGTTGGTATTATTAAATATAAATAAGATTAATTCATTAATAAAGATTCCATTGAAATCTTAAAAAAAGGTTAATTCCATTATAGATTTATCACCACTACCTTTGGATTAACCACTACCTTTGGATTAATCATGTTTGTTATCTAAAAATTATGGGGAGATCTTTTCCTTTTAGCCCTGTAATCATCCATTATCTTTAAAAGTTTGTTAGTGTCTTCTTTTTTCCGTTTCTCTTCCTGATTTTTTTCCCATTTTACGATTTCTGTTTCAAGATCCTGGGACATTATAACTGCAAAATCATCAGCCAGTTTTAAATCCACAGCTTCCAGGGGGATTATGGGAACCATGTTTGTTTCAAATTCCCCTCGGGCCTGGTGAGACATTTTATCCGTTGTTATAACTGCTTTAACCCCTAAGTGAACCAGTAAAGCTGCAGTATGAGAACCTCCTCCTTCAGAACTTCTCAAAAGAACCACATCCCCATTTTTAATATTCCATGCACCTGTTGCTTCCCGTATAGCGTCTTTTGAAAATGATTCAATGATTTTAACAGGTGATGCTTCCCTGGAAAGTTCCATGGCTCTTATTCTTTTTATGGATTCTAATTGTTCCTCTAAATCTTTCTTTAAAGCTTTTTCATGGTTGTATTTCTCTTGAAGACCCCTGATGATTGATGTTTTAGTGGCAATTTCCTTTTGATGTAAAATGTTCTGGGAGTATTGATAATGTAATCTTTCAATCTTACTTTCCAGCTGAGATATTTCATCCTGGTATCTTTTGAGATCATTACCCATTATACTGTTTTTCTTCTGCAAATTCTTGATCTGTTTTTCCTGGGATTTTAATTTGCTTTTTAAACCGGAAATTAGTTCAAACATGCCCTCTGTCTGAGAATCCTCTTTAAAAGTCTCCGGGACCATTTCACCTTTAAAAATATCTTCTTTAGGAGGAAGTTTAGAGGATTTAATCTTAGGAGTGTCTGCTGTGGGGGGTGTAACCGGATGTTTTAATTTTTCCATAGTAGCATTTAGGGCCTTGGTGATGGGAACTTCATTTATGACCATGATTTTCACTTCATCCACCATTTCAGAGGGTATTTCCATATTCAGAGCTTTCTTTTTAATCAGTTCCAGTTTTTTCTGGTATTTTTTATACCCCTGGATGGCTGCAGCAAGTGCATCCCGTTCATGAGCATTTTGTGGTATTAGGTCAACTTCAGTATCTCGGGATCTGCGTGATATAGGGCGATTATCACCAGAGTAGATGTAATCATCCACCATCTCGTTCTTGGCAGCTACTGCCAGGTCCCGGTATGGTGCGTATATTTTGGAGTTAAGGGATGTTGCCATTTTTTTCACCATTTTAGGGGGCTGGTGAACATCAGTGGCTACTAAAACAGTTCTACCAAAACTGATGATGTGTTTGGTTATTTCTGCACGGGAAACTTCTTTAAAACTGTTAACGCTTAGTATTTTACCTGAAAGATTGAGAATAGCTACCCCTACAGTCATTCCAGGATCAAGGCCTACTATGATCCCTCTTTGACCTTTGGGAGTTATTCGTTGCCCATTTATATTTAAAATAAATTTTTCTTTAAAATTTTGAGGGTACCGGTGAACCAGATGATTTCCTCCTTAGGATACTATCTTAGTACTTACTCTTAATTTACTCATTTTATATTTTTGTTACTATTTAGTATTTCCCCTGCCCATCACTTAGAGTAAGTTTAAGAATTGTAAATTAGTCCAATTATCTAAATAGAAATAATTCAATCCTTAAACAGCTTTACTCTCCCTTAATACACCCATCATCTCCTTTGTCGCGGCAA
The Methanobacterium sp. DNA segment above includes these coding regions:
- the wecB gene encoding non-hydrolyzing UDP-N-acetylglucosamine 2-epimerase — its product is MKIAFIIGTRPEIIKMSPLIDEVDKRGIDYILIHTGQHYDFEMSQQFFMDLELKEPDYNIGVGSDSHGKQTAVMMEGIEEVLLSEKPDIVLVQGDTNAVLAGALVAAKLHIAVGHVEAGLRSYDKTMPEEINRMVADVCTNLFFVPTEETAINLLFEGISPEDIFITGNTVVDACHRNLKIASKSSHIMSELKLEGDILSLTLHRAENVDDRERLENIVEALLNIQGLTIVFPVHPRTVKTLKEFGMYSQLEKAPHIRMIKPIGYLDFLILESNSKLLVTDSGGIQEEAITLDVPCLTLRYNTERPETVHAGGNILVGSNTEKITSNIALILADDSLYQQMKKAPNPYGDGTASEQMVDAIQDAFNQGKLEIKPPEKIAGGQMKKLLIVDEQVTVAEFEEKNPDCTINIVFDGVNPKFPHSNLSIHGKTIMVSQSCATDF
- a CDS encoding DUF460 domain-containing protein; translation: MVHRYPQNFKEKFILNINGQRITPKGQRGIIVGLDPGMTVGVAILNLSGKILSVNSFKEVSRAEITKHIISFGRTVLVATDVHQPPKMVKKMATSLNSKIYAPYRDLAVAAKNEMVDDYIYSGDNRPISRRSRDTEVDLIPQNAHERDALAAAIQGYKKYQKKLELIKKKALNMEIPSEMVDEVKIMVINEVPITKALNATMEKLKHPVTPPTADTPKIKSSKLPPKEDIFKGEMVPETFKEDSQTEGMFELISGLKSKLKSQEKQIKNLQKKNSIMGNDLKRYQDEISQLESKIERLHYQYSQNILHQKEIATKTSIIRGLQEKYNHEKALKKDLEEQLESIKRIRAMELSREASPVKIIESFSKDAIREATGAWNIKNGDVVLLRSSEGGGSHTAALLVHLGVKAVITTDKMSHQARGEFETNMVPIIPLEAVDLKLADDFAVIMSQDLETEIVKWEKNQEEKRKKEDTNKLLKIMDDYRAKRKRSPHNF